A genomic window from Labeo rohita strain BAU-BD-2019 chromosome 6, IGBB_LRoh.1.0, whole genome shotgun sequence includes:
- the ddit3 gene encoding DNA damage-inducible transcript 3 protein: MTAEWLYPPGVGPLCGAELEAWYEDLQDILGSDAGGAKLTRAPPCSEKEPEFLDVLESCSLTWLTEGQVWGDGVQRVTDEPPVHSPPPPRQDDRRGGGSDSEHTSSGGDLLPPEFFELLSEGGVGSVETMVTGGYHVSHHAPSSPSASEEELPTVPDTSSSCSSASRSPSLNCSPPPSPPVSARPGKRKRAGDKGGGAPCSPSPGKKSRREREQENERKVQELTDQNERLKAEIERLGEEVQRTRRALIERLVNTRR, encoded by the exons ATGACTGCGGAGTGGCTGTACCCCCCTGGCGTGGGGCCGCTGTGTGGTGCAGAGTTGGAGGCGTGGTATGAAGACCTACAGGATATACTGGGCTCCGACGCGGGCGGGGCCAAACTCACGCGAGCCCCGCCTTGCTCCGAG AAGGAGCCCGAGTTTCTGGATGTGTTGGAGAGCTGCTCGCTCACCTGGTTGACCGAGGGGCAGGTATGGGGCGACGGGGTGCAACGGGTCACCGACGAACCGCCCGTCCACTCGCCGCCACCGCCGCGACAGGATGACCGGAGAGGCGGCGGAAGTGACTCGGAGCACACCTCCTCCGGAGGAGACCTGCTTCCGCCAGAGTTCTTCGAGCTCCTCAGCGAAGGCGGCGTCGGGTCGGTGGAGACGATGGTGACCGGCGGGTACCACGTTTCGCATCACGCCCCTTCGTCGCCGTCCGCCAGCGAGGAGGAGCTCCCGACGGTCCCGGACACGTCGTCGTCCTGCTCCTCGGCGTCCCGCTCGCCCTCCCTCAACTGCTCCCCGCCGCCGTCCCCTCCCGTCTCCGCACGGCCGGGAAAGAGAAAGCGGGCCGGCGACAAAGGAGGAGGCGCACCGTGCTCCCCATCCCCCGGGAAGAAGAGCAGACGGGAGCGCGAGCAGGAGAACGAGAGGAAGGTGCAGGAGCTGACGGATCAGAACGAGCGCCTCAAAGCCGAGATCGAACGGCTGGGAGAGGAGGTGCAGCGGACGCGCCGGGCGCTCATCGAGAGACTCGTCAACACCAGGAGGTGA